The genomic interval AATACTAGTACTACACTTCCACTTATCCTTGGATCCATCCACGCATCCATCGATCTGCATTGGCCGGTGGCGGAAAAGATGTGTAGAAAGAAAAGGTCGAGCCATGGCGACAACATTGTCCCCAACCAcggcgcgctgccgccgctgcagtCGGCGGTGGAGGAGTACGAGGGGCGCCTAGGCCAAGaaggcctccgccgccgccgagaggaGATCAACGACGGTGACCGCCCTGAGAACGGGTTACTTAGGTtgaaggaggtggtggaggatgAGATCCGCGcagtcccgccgccgccgcgcggggctcctcctcccggcaaaggtatatacatacatacatacatacatacgtgCGTTTCTCCATTGGACGGCGCCGCAAATGCAAGTCTACTGTCCAGAAACTTTGGTTCATCGATTCCCAAATCGATCATATCGTTATCAGCAATGTTTTCTTTAAGTTAAATGGAGTACAGTGCCTAATATTTATTAGACATGAGAAACACTCAGGGGCTTTCTGGTTAGCTCCATAAGATGATGGTAGGCTAGTCAGTCTGGATTCAAAGCCTCGCTGATGTTAGGTCTTCTCTAATATTcaagtttttattatttattagatctgaaatctatatttaattgatattagcTCCTTCCCTAATATTcaagtttttattatttattagatcTGGAATCTATTCAGCAGGTTGAGTAGGATAGAACATGCTTCAACAGTTTAGAAATGCATGACGGTAAACAAACCGATAGTTGTGTTCTGCTGATTTTTACATTTACACCAAATATTTccatttttatctaaaatgtTGCATGAGAAAGATATTCAGATTAATGAGTTTTACcctttttttaaccttttattctttaaaatttgaaactaaatcactgcaaaaaaatattttcagaactaaatattttgaccAGAGGTATATACTGCTGGTGTGTCCAAACAATACTGCCACACATGACAGTTATAATGGTTTCTACCACACTATAGTTAGATTGACGTAACACATAAAAGATTGCCAAGCCCACTCCTTATAGCATGGTCAGAAGATTtagatcaaaaaataattttggcattggtttagttttgaaatttaaaaacgaaaatgttcaaaaaaaaaataaaagttcgATGTTACTTTGCTGTATTATCTGAGGTCTTCCAGTGCTAGCCTATAGAATAACTTTCGTAGTTATAACTTATGCATGTATAATGCTATTGAGAAGGAAATAGATCACTTGCTACTTGATGTGATGGTCAGCCTAAAAATACTAAAACTAGTGAGTAAAATTGCGCAGTTTAGTCACTTTAGTTGTCTAAATCCTAGCTACTCAATAACCAGCAGCATGGTACATTTCGACTCATGCTCCTGGCTACCTAGTTAAATCGCCAAAAATGTCagcatacatatatgcatgaagTAGTTGTCCATGCATTTCAGTATAAAACACTGGCTTAATCTTTgcaaagatataaaaaaattaagttataattaaaataagtttggtaataaatctaatcacaacaaaataaataataattatataagttttttaaataagacaaatggttaaatatatataaaaagtcaatggcatcCTCGGAAAATAATAGAAGCTAAACAAAATGGAGGGGCTGGCGGATATCAACGGAGTATTTGGAGAACGTGAATCATGTAtagctacattttttttaaaatttgtttgtacatgtgaaaaaaaaaaggagtaggAGCCTAGAGGTTTAATATGTTGAACCATCTGGTTACTGTTTGCAAACTTTGATAGCTAgatgcatataaaaaatctatattcaAAGATATATGGGTAAATATTAATTTCATAGGGTCTTGTGTGAAAATCCTTgtatacaatatatttttctttctggaCACTAACTGATTGTAATTTTGATCAATACTTCCTTCCCAGTAatcaaatttgtaaaattatataatcacATGTCACATAATCTGCAGGGTTTGGATTTGAGAAATAGTGTGAAAATAGATGATGCATTTTTTATCACGGTAAATTTGAACTGAATTTTCACTAGCTGGTGAACTGCTGACAATATGTggacatgattttttatttgctcgGGTGAGTGTGCGCACGTGTATATGAGCATATGCATTTGTACTttgtttcacaaaaaaaaattgtcattgGCTCAATTAATTGACAGTTGACAGAAAGACGTGAGTTGTGAACAATCTTGAAAATATCACGTACGATGCGCACGCGTGGTAATGGCCTGTTAGTTGAGTTGACATAAGAACTACTAAGGTCATCTCATGGATCAAATTAGCATCAATTAGAACCATGCATACATTTGAACTGTgggattatttttcatcagttGTGTTGACCTGAAAAATTTTGACGTAGAGGCTGGATTCATTTCCAcctaaaaatagttatttacTGTAAATCTGTAcaatatacatgcatgtatggAACTATGTTGAATATTGCTGATAGAAGTCTGCAATCTGCATTTGTACTTTGAATAAATAAGGCTGATTTATGAACTCATCACCTGCACAACATCACATCTGCCTATTAATTCATCCATGAATTTGGCCAGCTGCATTGAATATATAGTTCCTGTTTGTCCATATTGTTTGTACATAAAATTGATATGTAATTCTACTTTTCTATTTTCAGTTTGAATTTGCTGTCGAATGCTGTATGGCATTTGTTAATATAACATTGATGTGGCCATACGCTGCGTGGTATCTGTTTAATTAGATGTGCAATTGATCAATGTGCAAGGCTGCATGCATTGCATCGATCTGTTTGGacatgaagttgatgacgtgCAAATGTACAATGCAGCAGCCGTGGAATCTGATAAATCTCTGGCAAGTCAGCAGCTGGGTGggatcggcggcagcggcagtactactcgaggaggaggaggcaagcCTAAGCGTGGTGGCGCCGGAaagcagccggcggcgagcaggcaCGGCTACCGCGGCGTCCACAAGCGCACGTACGGGCGGTGGGCCTCAGAGATCAGGGACACCAAAAAGGGCCACCGCGTCTGGATCGGCACCTACGACACGGCGGAGGCTGCGGCGCGGGCCTACGACGCCGAGGCGCGCAGGATCCACGGCTGCAAGGCCAAGACCAACTTCACCGCCGGCGAACGGCGCCCCGCGCCGGTGGC from Oryza brachyantha chromosome 3, ObraRS2, whole genome shotgun sequence carries:
- the LOC102703111 gene encoding ethylene-responsive transcription factor ERF084-like isoform X1, with product MCRKKRSSHGDNIVPNHGALPPLQSAVEEYEGRLGQEGLRRRREEINDGDRPENGLLRLKEVVEDEIRAVPPPPRGAPPPGKAAVESDKSLASQQLGGIGGSGSTTRGGGGKPKRGGAGKQPAASRHGYRGVHKRTYGRWASEIRDTKKGHRVWIGTYDTAEAAARAYDAEARRIHGCKAKTNFTAGERRPAPVAKACRSKRPKKGGSC
- the LOC102703111 gene encoding ethylene-responsive transcription factor RAP2-12-like isoform X2 → MCRKKRSSHGDNIVPNHGALPPLQSAVEEYEGRLGQEGLRRRREEINDGDRPENGLLRLKEVVEDEIRAVPPPPRGAPPPGKAVESDKSLASQQLGGIGGSGSTTRGGGGKPKRGGAGKQPAASRHGYRGVHKRTYGRWASEIRDTKKGHRVWIGTYDTAEAAARAYDAEARRIHGCKAKTNFTAGERRPAPVAKACRSKRPKKGGSC